The window GCCGTTTTGAAACGGCGCCCGGTGTTAAAGATACCGATAAACTAAAACAAGCATTTGATATCATCAACAAACAACCTATTATAAATGAAATACGGAGTTAACGAGCAAGGTTATTATGGCGATTTTGGCGGCGCCTATATCCCCGAAATGCTTTATCCAAATGTTGAGGAGTTAAGGCTTCAATATCTCAACATTATTAATGATCCAGGTTTTAAAACCGAATTTGACGACTTGCTGAAAAACTACGTGGGCAGGCCTTCGCCGCTGTATCATGCTAAAAGATATTCGGAAAAGTATGGGGCTAACATATTTTTTAAACGTGAGGACCTGAACCATACCGGCTCGCATAAGATTAATAATGCTATCGGGCAAATCCTGCTGGCTAAGCGTTTAGGCAAAAAACGTATTATTGCCGAAACAGGCGCCGGGCAGCATGGTGTTGCCACAGCTACAGTTTGCGCCTTGATGGGTATTGAATGCGTGGTTTACATGGGCGCGGTGGACATGGAACGCCAGGCACCCAATGTATCGCGTATGAAGATGCTGGGTGCTACGGTAAGGCCGGCTACATCGGGCAGTAAAACACTGAAAGATGCCACCAATGAGGCCCTGCGCGATTGGATAGGCAACCCTGTTGATACTCATTACATCATCGGATCGGTAGTTGGGCCGTACCCTTTTCCGGATATGGTTGCCCGCTTTCAGTCGGTGATTTCTACTGAGACCAAAAAACAGCTTTTAGAGCAAACCGGTAACGAGCTGCCTCAATATGTAATGGCTTGTGTTGGCGGCGGTAGTAATGCCATGGGCATGTTTTACCATTTTTTGGGCGACGAAGAAGTAAAGCTTGTTGCGGTTGAAGCGGCAGGTAAAGGTGTTAACAGCGGCCACTCGGCAGCTACCACCTTTTTGGGACAGGAGGGTGTATTGCATGGCAGCCGTACCATACTCATGCAAACCGAGGATGGGCAGGTGGTTGAACCATATTCTATATCGGCCGGGCTGGATTACCCTGGTATCGGTCCGCAGCATGCGCACCTGTACAAAATAAACCGCGCACAATACACCAGTATTACCGATGATGAGGCGTTACGGGCAGGCCTGTTATGCTCGCAAATGGAAGGCATTATCCCGGCCATTGAAACAGCCCATGCACTGGCACAGCTGGAAAAGATGACATTCAAAGCCGATGATAACGTTGTTATCTGTATTTCGGGCAGGGGCGATAAGGATTTGGATACTTATATTAAATATTTTAATTTCTGAATCAGAATTTACAGAATTAAAGAATTTACCGAATGATCTTGAAATTCTGCACTGTTATTCTGCTAATTGTAAAATTCTGTACATTCTGATTCAGACAAACACAACACAATGAACCGCCTAAATAAGCTTTTCGCTACCAAAAAGGATAATTTGTTATCTATATACTTTACCGCGGGTTATCCTGCGCTAAATACTACCGTTGATATTGCCGAAGCTCTGGAAAAAGCCGGGGCCGATTTCCTGGAAATTGGTTTTCCATACTCGGATCCTGTGGCTGATGGGCCGACAATTCAACACAGTTCTGAACAGGCTTTGGAAAATGGCATGACGCTTAACGTGCTGTTTGAAGAACTGACCGAACTACGTAAGCGCGTTACCATCCCAATATTATTGATGGGCTATTTTAACCCTATTGTACAATACGGCATCGAACGTTTTTGCAAAAAGGCAGTTGAATTAGGTGTCGACGGTGTAATAGTACCCGATTTGCCTATGTACGAGTATGAAGCCAAATACGCCAGTTATTTTACAGATAACAATCTGAGTAATATCTTCCTGGTTACCCCACAAACATCCGAAGGCCGCATCCGTAAAATTGATGAGTTAAGCAACAGTTTTATTTACCTGCTGTCATCATCTTCTATCACTGGCGGCAGCTTACAGCTAACCAACAGTATTGAAGATTATTATAAGCGCATTAAAGCGATGGAGCTTAAAAATCCAACTATCATAGGTTTTGGTATCTCGGATAATAATACCTTTAAACAAGCATGTGCTTACGCAAACGGCGCTATTGTAGGCAGCAAGTTTGTGAAGCTGCTGGGTGAGGAGGGGTATATGGAGAAGATACCGGGGTTTATTGAGGGGATAAAAGCCCCACCCAAACCCTCCCCGGAAGGGAGGGCTTAAAAATATTGAATAAAGTCTCCCCTACCGGGGGAGATTTAGAGGGGGCTTACAAATACAATTCCAAATCTCCCTTACCCTCACGAATTACCTCAAACTCGCCGTTGGTACAGTCAACTACGGTTGATGCTACGTTATCACCGTAGCCGCCATCAATTACGATATCAACAAGGTCCTCATATTTTTCGTGGATCAGTTCCGGGTCGGTAGAGTATTCGATGATATCGTCATCGTCGCGGATAGAGGTGGACAGGATGGGGTTGCCCAATACGCGTACAATTTCGCGGGCAATATCATTGTCCGGAACGCGGATACCAACCGTTTTTTTGTTGCTGCTTAACAGCTTGGGCACTTTATGGCTGGCGTTAAATATAAAGGTAAACGGGCCGGGCAATGCCTTTTTAAGTACACGGAAGGTAGCGTTATCTATCGGTTTGATGTAATCAGATATATGGCTTAAATCGTAGCAGATAAACGAAAAATTAGCCTTTTCGGGTTTAATGTTCCTGATTTTGCAGATAGATTCGATAGCTTTATGGTTGGTAATATCGCAACCAAGCCCGTAAATGGTATCTGTAGGATAAATGATCAATCCGCCTTTGCGCAGTACTTCAACAACCTGTTCTATCGCCTTAGGGTTCGGATTTTCGGGATATATTTTAATGAGCATATTTAATAGACAAATATACGCTGAAGTAGTTTAAAAAATGTATGTAATAAAAGCGAGGTCATTTTTAATATGAATGATCTGCTGCTGTTCGGAATTGAACATTGAGTGCTTGCATCAATAATTTGAATATTGAAACGTTCGCGTGCTTTCTAAGTAAAAATAATTGGTTATTAAACTATCTATTTCTTGTACGTTTTTGAATAATTCCTTTTTTAGCGATAGCTTTTCTTTGTCAGATATTTCCAAATCACTGCCTATCTCGTCTGAAATTACCTGCTTTAAAGATTTTAGATATAAGCTTTTTTGCTTGGATATATTATATGTTTTGATGAAATAGCTATTGTCTTTGGCCCTGTATATATCATATTCGGCCTCCCCTAAAATGCGTGTATACTGATGGCCAAAGTAGGTGCCGCCACCCGCCAACCGATCGAAAATAAAATTGATATCCCGGTATATCCTTACCAGGTTTTGCCTTTGTACCTTGTGTTTTTCACCGGGATGCTTTAATTTTAAAAAGTAGGCATAAGTTGCATAATAAATGTCCTGGCCTTTTTCGCTACCATACTCATTCATGTTGCGCTGTCGGAAATAATAAATGTCCGGCGACATGAAAATCTCGCTGGTATCTAATTCCGGGTTATCTTTTAATATTTTTCTGAGTTCAGCTTTGGTCTTTTTATAATGATGCTCACTATCAATGACCACACTATCCTGATCTCCCGGTAAAATCGTGTTGTTTTGAATACCAGTTGGGTTCGCGGTAATCTTTTTTGATCTTTTTTCGTGTTGGTTGCATGCGATATTCAATACCAATAGAAGCAGAAAGGATAAGTTTTTCATGTTACTTTGCTATCACTAAAATAGCCATTTATACTGGTAGCCGAATTTAAAACACCAATAATCCCGCAGCAATTTTAAATCGCACGAGATACCTTTAATTAAAATTTATCGGCTTCGGTTTTAATGCCTTAACTACCGTATCCACTAATTGTGTATCTACAACAGATTTTTCAATAATATCAGCAAAACCCATCTTCAAATATTTTTCCGCGTCAGTCATTACCTCGCTTATAGCAATTACAGGTAGCTTACTGGATGGATTCGGTTTTTGTATGGCGGTCAACAATTCGGCTATATCTGTATCCAACGCGGGCACAGCTGCAAGCACAACGTTTACATCGTTTTTGCCAATTATCTCTAATGCTTGTTTTGCGTTGCCTGCCTGTAAAAAATTAACATTCCATCTGGCCAGCATCATTTTCAGCGACATCAAATCCAGTTCATTGTCGTCAACCGCCAAAATGGTAATGCCATTCAGCAGTAAAGCCGGGTCAAGCGTGTCGGGTTTAACAACAGCAGTGTTATTGCTTTTTTCATACGGAATAGTAAAACTAAAGGTAGTTCCTGCTCCAGGCTTGCTATTTACGGTAATATGCCCGTCCTGCAACTTTATTAGCTGTTTGCAAATAAAGAGACCCAGGCCGGTGCCTGCTTTTCCGTT is drawn from Mucilaginibacter ginsenosidivorax and contains these coding sequences:
- a CDS encoding L-threonylcarbamoyladenylate synthase produces the protein MLIKIYPENPNPKAIEQVVEVLRKGGLIIYPTDTIYGLGCDITNHKAIESICKIRNIKPEKANFSFICYDLSHISDYIKPIDNATFRVLKKALPGPFTFIFNASHKVPKLLSSNKKTVGIRVPDNDIAREIVRVLGNPILSTSIRDDDDIIEYSTDPELIHEKYEDLVDIVIDGGYGDNVASTVVDCTNGEFEVIREGKGDLELYL
- the trpA gene encoding tryptophan synthase subunit alpha, with amino-acid sequence MNRLNKLFATKKDNLLSIYFTAGYPALNTTVDIAEALEKAGADFLEIGFPYSDPVADGPTIQHSSEQALENGMTLNVLFEELTELRKRVTIPILLMGYFNPIVQYGIERFCKKAVELGVDGVIVPDLPMYEYEAKYASYFTDNNLSNIFLVTPQTSEGRIRKIDELSNSFIYLLSSSSITGGSLQLTNSIEDYYKRIKAMELKNPTIIGFGISDNNTFKQACAYANGAIVGSKFVKLLGEEGYMEKIPGFIEGIKAPPKPSPEGRA
- the trpB gene encoding tryptophan synthase subunit beta, which translates into the protein MKYGVNEQGYYGDFGGAYIPEMLYPNVEELRLQYLNIINDPGFKTEFDDLLKNYVGRPSPLYHAKRYSEKYGANIFFKREDLNHTGSHKINNAIGQILLAKRLGKKRIIAETGAGQHGVATATVCALMGIECVVYMGAVDMERQAPNVSRMKMLGATVRPATSGSKTLKDATNEALRDWIGNPVDTHYIIGSVVGPYPFPDMVARFQSVISTETKKQLLEQTGNELPQYVMACVGGGSNAMGMFYHFLGDEEVKLVAVEAAGKGVNSGHSAATTFLGQEGVLHGSRTILMQTEDGQVVEPYSISAGLDYPGIGPQHAHLYKINRAQYTSITDDEALRAGLLCSQMEGIIPAIETAHALAQLEKMTFKADDNVVICISGRGDKDLDTYIKYFNF